From the Deinococcus aquaticus genome, one window contains:
- a CDS encoding S8 family serine peptidase, with amino-acid sequence MNPSTLARTLGVLSVTALLAACSQQTPIASAPSSAAPVATTPASEIALNAGQSYVKNELVVGYDTEANLQAAAARLGGTVVRTIPEIRTALIRVSGDALKASALAANLNGLRYASVNTVVQPEKTEPVQPASLTPQAASADQVFDELPQYALDPRHLNAKAAWDKGLTGKGVLVAVIDDPGDVTHPDLAPNWAGKAFDPLEAKVYTDGEAWKAKFQKPENDHGTFVASSIIAAKNGKGIVGLAYEAKWMPVVMFNPGGYSSFNIALGAVWATNNGARVINNSWGGGVSFGPVKDAFDYAMSRGTTVVASMGNSYHDEFQYPAALPGIIASGAIDGSNRKVTFSTSGRHISSSAPGQDTMLANPTWQGGGYALISGTSFSSPYTAAVAALVLQKCPAATPYQVRRVMELNANGAIGSNPTGFDRDTGWGSLDAGKIAQTLTDCAGLPEKGANVHVNLAYVNGSGTQKGILGDVLLRGQGMRAGATDDPTPLYVSPTDENGDVRFSEIKPGTYDVYVAGPDLSATGGATEDRGTFTGTLVATSGSTYFKPDEARVLLPATFVDTNPTDPYEPNDSEAQAKPIAYGQTTQQAYIYGQDMDYDYFTFTGAAGDAIKAEMLAAGQLGGKLDAYLYLLDSTGKVIAENDDRGTPRIDSDSEIAFTLPAAGTYYLVATSYSITEGGVDSDPFNKYRLKLSKTN; translated from the coding sequence ATGAACCCGTCCACCCTTGCCCGTACCCTGGGCGTGCTGAGCGTCACCGCCCTGCTGGCCGCCTGCTCGCAGCAGACGCCCATCGCCAGCGCACCCTCCAGCGCCGCGCCCGTCGCCACCACGCCCGCCAGCGAGATCGCCCTGAACGCCGGGCAGTCCTACGTGAAGAACGAACTGGTCGTCGGGTACGACACCGAAGCGAACCTGCAGGCCGCCGCTGCCCGCCTGGGCGGAACGGTCGTGCGCACCATTCCCGAGATCCGCACCGCGCTGATCCGCGTGAGCGGCGACGCCCTGAAAGCCAGCGCCCTGGCCGCCAACCTGAACGGCCTGCGCTACGCCAGCGTGAACACCGTCGTGCAGCCCGAGAAGACGGAACCCGTCCAGCCGGCCAGCCTGACCCCGCAGGCCGCCAGCGCCGACCAGGTGTTCGACGAACTGCCGCAGTACGCGCTGGACCCCCGCCACCTGAACGCCAAGGCCGCCTGGGACAAGGGCCTGACCGGTAAGGGCGTCCTCGTGGCCGTCATCGACGATCCGGGTGACGTGACCCACCCGGACCTCGCGCCCAACTGGGCCGGCAAGGCCTTCGATCCACTCGAAGCGAAGGTGTACACCGACGGTGAGGCCTGGAAGGCGAAATTCCAGAAACCCGAGAACGACCACGGCACGTTCGTGGCGTCCAGCATCATCGCCGCGAAGAACGGCAAGGGCATCGTCGGCCTCGCCTACGAGGCGAAGTGGATGCCGGTCGTGATGTTCAACCCCGGCGGGTACTCCAGCTTCAACATCGCGCTGGGGGCCGTGTGGGCCACGAATAACGGCGCGCGCGTCATCAACAACTCCTGGGGCGGCGGCGTGAGCTTCGGGCCGGTCAAGGACGCCTTCGATTACGCCATGTCACGCGGCACCACCGTCGTGGCCAGCATGGGCAACTCCTACCATGACGAGTTCCAGTACCCGGCGGCGCTGCCCGGCATCATCGCGTCCGGCGCGATCGACGGCAGCAACCGCAAGGTCACGTTCAGCACCAGCGGCCGTCACATCTCCAGCAGCGCGCCCGGTCAGGACACCATGCTCGCCAACCCCACCTGGCAGGGCGGCGGGTACGCCCTGATCTCCGGCACCAGCTTCTCGTCGCCCTACACGGCCGCCGTGGCCGCGCTGGTCCTGCAGAAATGCCCGGCCGCCACGCCCTACCAGGTGCGCCGCGTGATGGAACTGAACGCCAACGGCGCCATCGGCAGCAACCCCACGGGCTTCGACCGTGACACCGGCTGGGGCAGCCTGGATGCCGGGAAGATCGCGCAGACCCTCACCGACTGCGCCGGGCTGCCCGAGAAGGGCGCGAACGTGCACGTGAACCTCGCGTACGTGAACGGCAGCGGCACCCAGAAAGGCATTCTGGGCGACGTGCTGCTGCGCGGCCAGGGCATGCGCGCCGGGGCGACCGACGACCCCACCCCGCTGTACGTCAGCCCCACCGACGAGAACGGCGACGTACGCTTCAGCGAGATCAAGCCCGGCACGTACGACGTGTACGTGGCTGGCCCCGACCTGAGCGCCACCGGCGGCGCCACCGAGGACCGCGGCACGTTCACGGGCACGCTGGTCGCCACCAGCGGCAGCACGTACTTCAAACCCGACGAGGCGCGCGTGCTGCTGCCCGCCACCTTCGTGGACACCAACCCCACCGACCCCTACGAACCCAACGACAGCGAAGCGCAGGCCAAACCCATCGCCTACGGCCAGACGACGCAGCAGGCGTACATCTATGGTCAGGACATGGACTACGACTACTTCACGTTCACGGGCGCGGCCGGCGACGCCATCAAGGCCGAGATGCTGGCTGCCGGACAGCTGGGCGGCAAACTGGACGCCTACCTGTACCTGCTCGACAGCACCGGCAAGGTCATCGCGGAGAACGACGACCGCGGCACCCCCCGCATCGACAGCGACAGCGAGATCGCCTTCACGCTGCCCGCCGCCGGCACCTACTACCTCGTGGCCACGAGCTACAGCATCACCGAGGGTGGCGTGGACAGCGACCCCTTCAACAAGTACCGCCTGAAACTCAGCAAGACCAACTGA
- a CDS encoding MFS transporter, which yields MTDNPGPRGRLYYGWVVVAVTVVALLISAGARSAPGVFLLPMQGALGLDRGTLSVSASLGLLVFGLAAPLSGRLMDRFGPRRVATAGLLLLAVSFGLSTLARSALALQLSWGLLSGLGTGLVGSVLGATVATRWFVRRRGLVVGVFGAATSAGQLLFIPLLTAWAARIGWDGAALVIAGAALLLALPLWALLRDRPEALGLQPDGDTHAWPTPPPAPDPHVMRRALRSRDFWLLSLTFLACGFTSNGIIGTHFIAYCGDLGLTATFAAGMLALMGAFNFVGTLASGYLTDRVDPRFLLAVYYVVRGLSLALLPLVPPGLAFTAFAVLFGLDYIATVPPTTALTADTFGRANVGTVYGWIFCAHQVGAALASWLGGEVRDVLGSYGPAFLASAVLAVCAGGLALGISAPARRRDARPAA from the coding sequence ATGACAGACAATCCGGGGCCGCGTGGGCGGCTGTACTACGGCTGGGTGGTGGTGGCGGTCACGGTGGTCGCGCTGCTGATCTCGGCGGGCGCTCGGTCCGCGCCGGGCGTGTTCCTGCTGCCCATGCAGGGCGCTCTGGGCCTGGACCGGGGCACCCTGTCGGTCTCGGCGAGCCTGGGGCTGCTGGTGTTCGGGCTGGCCGCGCCGCTGTCGGGCCGGCTGATGGACCGCTTCGGGCCGCGCCGGGTGGCGACAGCGGGCCTGCTGCTGCTGGCCGTCAGTTTCGGGCTGAGTACGCTGGCCCGCTCGGCGCTGGCCCTGCAACTGAGCTGGGGCCTGCTGAGCGGGCTGGGGACCGGACTGGTCGGGAGTGTCCTGGGCGCGACGGTCGCCACGCGCTGGTTCGTGCGGCGGCGCGGGCTGGTGGTAGGCGTGTTCGGCGCGGCCACCAGTGCCGGGCAACTGCTGTTCATTCCGCTGCTGACTGCCTGGGCGGCCCGGATCGGGTGGGACGGCGCGGCGCTGGTCATTGCGGGCGCGGCGCTGCTGCTGGCGCTGCCGCTGTGGGCGCTGCTGCGCGACCGGCCCGAGGCGCTGGGCCTGCAACCGGACGGGGACACACACGCGTGGCCCACGCCGCCGCCCGCCCCGGACCCGCACGTGATGCGCCGCGCCCTGCGCAGCCGGGACTTCTGGCTGCTGAGCCTGACGTTCCTGGCGTGTGGGTTCACGAGTAACGGCATCATCGGCACGCACTTCATCGCGTACTGCGGCGATCTGGGCCTGACTGCCACCTTCGCGGCGGGCATGCTGGCCCTGATGGGCGCGTTCAATTTTGTGGGCACCCTGGCCAGCGGGTACCTGACGGACCGCGTGGACCCCCGCTTCCTGCTGGCCGTGTACTACGTGGTGCGTGGCCTGAGCCTCGCGCTGCTGCCGCTGGTGCCGCCGGGTCTGGCGTTCACGGCGTTCGCGGTGCTGTTCGGACTGGATTACATCGCCACGGTGCCGCCCACCACGGCCCTGACCGCCGACACGTTCGGGCGGGCGAACGTGGGCACAGTGTACGGCTGGATCTTCTGCGCGCATCAGGTGGGCGCGGCGCTGGCGTCCTGGCTGGGCGGCGAGGTACGGGACGTACTGGGCAGTTACGGTCCGGCGTTCCTAGCGTCGGCGGTGCTGGCCGTCTGCGCGGGCGGGCTGGCCCTGGGCATCAGCGCCCCGGCCCGGCGGCGGGACGCACGGCCTGCTGCCTGA
- a CDS encoding Ig-like domain-containing protein, with protein MALKPSSVGSALLLGTLLIGCGTSTSTPSDTTAPTVTLTATPNPVTADGNVTLKADARDETGVTRVEFFEGSTKVSEDTAAPFEFVTSVNALNNGKRTYTATAYDAAGNKASGSAEVTVAITANTAPLRGTVVDQNIGAPVAGSTITVSRAGTVLGTVTTGADGTFTLSGLSAGSYDLKARKSGMAGSDLYGVVVGTDTPAVSLVQRPAFETSATTNPATLVITRADGSALAGATFTDKVDFQIKTAPTSDHVGPIRVMYAQLGRTPGSGGVTGSNTASNWNYSPPQDKTGVIDTGPVTTSGNFTAGFGSAAGERVYLEIMTVDYNYNYSRYVVPINLINTGAAAAPTVTAPTGVAATAFTLKQEGSWTTPNSVPTPDAAPNGSGVFVEVRWCYTNVAAKPFAFDIERSSDGTTFTKIGTVGGGADAAACNADQSLRPFNFKDTSADLSAGKTFTYRVKARGANTVAGSDSQTTPLAQFTPTFIAPADETTGVSLTPTFVIGQNQTAIGADGAAYNISVTDLMTQSGYTLPGSAGNALIRVEEGTGTAGNGIPAGQSLVFTRTGTRFGPPTAASILTDTSGRYLASKPNLFPVDTAAHTVSMPWNVLVSTPLQALRPYKWQMNSGVAYKYAPTEGNRISAYSVYTWQSSLVGPISQTRAVNINWDFITGEK; from the coding sequence ATGGCCCTGAAACCAAGCTCCGTCGGTTCTGCCCTTCTGCTCGGCACCCTCCTGATCGGCTGCGGCACCAGCACCAGCACGCCCAGCGACACCACCGCCCCCACCGTGACCCTCACCGCCACGCCCAATCCCGTCACCGCTGACGGCAACGTCACCCTGAAAGCCGACGCCAGGGATGAGACCGGCGTGACCCGCGTCGAATTCTTCGAGGGCAGCACCAAGGTCAGCGAGGACACAGCCGCGCCCTTCGAGTTCGTGACCAGCGTCAACGCCCTGAACAACGGCAAACGCACCTACACTGCCACCGCCTACGACGCCGCCGGCAACAAGGCCAGCGGCAGCGCGGAGGTCACGGTCGCCATCACCGCCAACACCGCCCCCCTCAGGGGCACGGTCGTGGACCAGAACATCGGCGCGCCCGTCGCGGGCAGCACCATCACCGTCTCGCGCGCCGGCACGGTGCTGGGCACCGTCACGACCGGAGCGGACGGCACCTTCACCCTCAGCGGCCTGAGCGCCGGCAGCTACGACCTCAAGGCCCGCAAGAGCGGCATGGCCGGCTCGGACCTGTACGGCGTCGTGGTGGGCACCGACACGCCCGCCGTGAGCCTCGTGCAGCGCCCCGCCTTCGAGACGAGCGCCACCACCAACCCCGCCACGCTGGTCATCACCCGCGCCGACGGCAGCGCCCTGGCCGGCGCGACCTTCACCGACAAGGTGGACTTCCAGATCAAGACCGCGCCCACCAGTGACCACGTCGGCCCCATCCGCGTCATGTACGCGCAGCTGGGCCGCACGCCCGGCAGCGGCGGCGTGACCGGCTCGAACACCGCCAGCAACTGGAACTACTCGCCGCCACAGGACAAGACCGGCGTGATCGACACCGGCCCCGTCACCACCAGCGGCAACTTCACCGCCGGGTTCGGCAGCGCCGCCGGCGAGCGCGTCTACCTGGAAATCATGACGGTGGACTACAACTACAACTACTCTCGCTACGTCGTGCCGATCAACCTGATCAACACGGGCGCGGCCGCCGCCCCCACCGTGACCGCCCCGACCGGCGTGGCTGCCACTGCCTTCACGCTGAAGCAGGAAGGCTCGTGGACCACCCCCAACAGCGTGCCCACCCCGGACGCCGCCCCGAACGGCAGCGGCGTGTTCGTGGAAGTCCGCTGGTGCTACACCAACGTGGCCGCCAAGCCCTTCGCGTTCGACATCGAGCGCTCCAGCGACGGCACGACCTTCACGAAGATCGGCACGGTGGGCGGCGGCGCGGACGCGGCGGCCTGCAACGCCGACCAGTCCCTGCGGCCCTTCAACTTCAAGGACACCAGCGCTGACCTGAGCGCCGGGAAGACCTTCACGTACCGCGTCAAGGCGCGCGGCGCGAACACCGTGGCCGGCAGCGACAGCCAGACCACACCCCTGGCGCAGTTCACGCCCACCTTCATCGCCCCGGCCGACGAGACGACCGGCGTGAGCCTGACCCCCACCTTCGTGATCGGTCAGAACCAGACCGCCATCGGCGCGGACGGCGCGGCGTACAACATCAGCGTCACGGACCTGATGACGCAGAGCGGCTACACCCTGCCCGGCAGCGCCGGCAACGCCCTGATCCGCGTGGAGGAAGGCACCGGCACGGCCGGGAACGGCATTCCAGCCGGGCAGTCCCTGGTGTTCACCCGCACCGGCACCCGCTTCGGCCCGCCCACCGCCGCCAGCATCCTGACCGACACCAGCGGGCGGTACCTGGCCAGCAAACCCAACCTGTTCCCGGTCGACACGGCCGCGCATACCGTCAGCATGCCCTGGAACGTACTGGTCAGCACGCCCCTGCAGGCCCTGCGCCCGTACAAGTGGCAGATGAACTCCGGCGTGGCGTACAAGTACGCGCCCACCGAAGGCAACCGCATCTCGGCGTACTCGGTGTACACCTGGCAGTCCAGCCTGGTCGGCCCGATCAGCCAGACGCGCGCCGTGAACATCAACTGGGACTTCATCACCGGCGAGAAGTGA
- a CDS encoding acyl-CoA dehydrogenase family protein, producing MTFPEFTAEQAQVVARAVRAIQEHAPACEAAQDVTPGAALALSHSGFTRLTVPLEAGGLGAGLGVFARAQAEVGRADASLALILAMHGHVTGAAFQGRSLPPHLLDAVAGAGVRGELLNALASEPELGSPSRGGLPRTVATPDGSGFESGLWFVTGRKTWSTGARALRWALVSAATPDGRVGRYWVDLRSEGVRVEPTWEGALALRGSGSHDVVFDRAPAALQAPPAASHPASSAWFWTAVAATYLGVGEAALDALRRYAHERVPTALGAPIATLPRVQETVGRIGAQLLAARTLLAHATAAWDAQPGAGAVPLIGAAKAVCTNAAVDATDLAMRAAGGGALTAALPLGKLLRDARAGLTHPPGEDAAFTAYGAALLDAPDRA from the coding sequence ATGACGTTTCCCGAGTTCACAGCCGAGCAGGCGCAGGTGGTGGCGCGCGCTGTCCGCGCCATTCAGGAGCACGCCCCGGCCTGTGAGGCGGCGCAGGATGTCACGCCGGGGGCGGCGCTGGCTCTCTCGCACAGCGGGTTCACGCGCCTGACCGTGCCGCTGGAGGCTGGTGGGCTGGGCGCGGGGCTGGGTGTGTTCGCGCGCGCGCAGGCCGAGGTGGGCCGCGCGGACGCCAGCCTCGCCCTGATCCTGGCGATGCATGGGCACGTGACCGGCGCGGCGTTTCAGGGGCGCAGCCTGCCGCCGCACCTGCTGGACGCCGTGGCGGGCGCGGGTGTGCGCGGTGAGCTGCTGAACGCCCTGGCGAGCGAGCCGGAGCTTGGCAGTCCGTCGCGTGGGGGCCTGCCGCGCACGGTGGCGACCCCGGACGGCAGCGGCTTCGAGAGTGGCCTGTGGTTCGTGACGGGCCGCAAGACCTGGAGTACCGGCGCGCGGGCGCTGCGCTGGGCGCTGGTGTCGGCCGCCACACCGGATGGGCGGGTGGGCCGTTACTGGGTGGACCTGCGCAGCGAGGGCGTGCGCGTCGAGCCGACCTGGGAGGGCGCGCTGGCCCTGCGCGGCAGCGGCAGTCACGACGTGGTGTTCGACCGGGCACCGGCCGCACTGCAGGCCCCGCCCGCAGCGTCTCACCCGGCGAGCAGCGCGTGGTTCTGGACGGCGGTGGCCGCCACGTACCTGGGCGTGGGTGAGGCGGCGCTGGACGCCCTGCGCCGCTACGCGCACGAGCGGGTGCCGACCGCGCTGGGTGCCCCGATTGCCACGCTGCCGCGCGTGCAGGAGACGGTGGGGCGCATCGGCGCGCAGCTGCTGGCAGCGCGGACGCTGCTGGCGCACGCGACGGCCGCCTGGGACGCTCAGCCCGGCGCGGGGGCGGTTCCGCTGATCGGGGCGGCCAAGGCCGTCTGCACGAACGCCGCCGTGGACGCCACGGACCTCGCCATGCGCGCTGCCGGGGGCGGGGCCCTGACGGCCGCGCTGCCGCTGGGGAAGCTGCTGCGGGACGCCCGCGCGGGCCTGACGCACCCGCCGGGCGAGGACGCCGCGTTCACCGCGTACGGCGCGGCGCTGCTGGACGCCCCCGACCGGGCATAG